Proteins encoded in a region of the Flavobacterium sp. MDT1-60 genome:
- a CDS encoding GntR family transcriptional regulator, which yields MIKLIKIDEDSRVPKYKQIVDSILQNIANGNLKINQKIPSINSFSEEFYMSRDTVEKAYNILKERKIISSIRGKGYYITRTKLESKVNILFLFNKLSAYKMKTYNSFIDTVGANAHTDLHIYHCDETLFLNLLDKFEGAYDYYVITTHFKTDELKHLSFTDDVVKAIQRIPQEKLVIMDNIKLNMDGEIIKIYQDFENDIYNALKEGLSKIKKYKKLILVYPEKAVYPYPRRILHGFRKFCVEYEINFEILDEVYDDMILKKGDLFITIEESDLVNLMKQIRDEEYELGKDIGVISYNDTPLKELLGITVMSTDFNVMGETAGRMILNKEKGSVKVPFNFIDRNSI from the coding sequence ATGATTAAACTTATTAAAATCGATGAAGATTCAAGGGTTCCTAAATACAAACAAATTGTAGACTCTATCCTGCAAAATATTGCTAACGGAAATTTGAAGATAAATCAAAAAATACCTTCCATAAATAGCTTTAGCGAAGAGTTTTACATGTCTCGCGATACGGTTGAAAAGGCGTATAACATATTAAAGGAACGAAAAATCATTTCTTCTATCAGAGGAAAGGGCTATTATATTACCCGAACCAAACTTGAATCTAAAGTAAACATATTGTTTTTATTTAATAAACTGAGTGCGTATAAAATGAAAACGTACAACTCGTTTATTGATACTGTTGGTGCCAATGCACATACCGATTTACATATTTATCACTGCGATGAAACCTTGTTTTTGAATTTATTGGATAAGTTTGAAGGTGCATACGATTATTATGTTATCACAACACACTTTAAAACGGATGAACTGAAACATTTAAGTTTTACGGATGATGTTGTAAAAGCCATTCAAAGAATTCCACAAGAAAAACTGGTTATCATGGATAACATCAAGCTAAATATGGATGGTGAAATTATCAAGATTTATCAGGATTTTGAAAATGACATATACAACGCACTAAAAGAAGGGCTTTCTAAAATAAAGAAATACAAAAAACTTATTTTGGTTTATCCGGAAAAAGCGGTTTATCCTTACCCACGCCGAATCTTACACGGATTTAGAAAATTCTGTGTGGAATACGAAATAAATTTTGAAATTCTCGATGAAGTTTATGACGATATGATCCTTAAAAAAGGAGATTTATTTATTACTATCGAAGAATCTGATCTGGTTAATTTGATGAAACAAATCAGAGATGAAGAATATGAATTAGGAAAAGATATTGGCGTTATTTCGTATAACGATACGCCATTAAAAGAACTTCTAGGTATCACTGTAATGTCCACCGATTTTAATGTAATGGGAGAAACTGCAGGACGAATGATTTTGAATAAGGAAAAAGGATCTGTAAAGGTGCCTTTTAATTTTATTGATAGAAATTCGATTTAG
- the rhaT gene encoding L-rhamnose/proton symporter RhaT, giving the protein MESLLGIIFHSIGGFSSGSFYMPFKKVKDWAWESYWIVGGFFSWLIVPPIAAYLTIPHFTEVIAAASPTIKAFTYTMGLIWGIGGLTYGLGVRYLGMSLGNSIILGFCSAFGALVPSIYYDIYPTEGKISFSHMLSNQGGQLVLLGVVVCLLGIAISGKAGILKEKDFATGHEDKDKDFSLTKGLIIAVISGILSSFFNFGIEAGKPMAEAAVVAGCNPLFQNNVTYIVLMWGGLTTNFIWCMYLNFKNKTFGDYTNTATPITKNVLFSALAGTMWFLQFFFYGMGESKLGNGASSWILHMATIILTANFWGFYLKEWSGVSKKTFRTFLWGIGLIMLSIVLVGIGNSL; this is encoded by the coding sequence ATGGAATCATTATTAGGAATCATTTTTCACTCCATTGGAGGATTTTCTTCAGGGAGTTTTTATATGCCATTCAAAAAAGTTAAAGACTGGGCTTGGGAAAGCTACTGGATCGTAGGAGGTTTTTTTTCCTGGTTAATTGTACCACCCATTGCAGCTTATTTAACGATTCCACATTTTACAGAAGTTATCGCGGCAGCATCGCCAACAATCAAAGCGTTTACCTATACAATGGGATTAATCTGGGGAATTGGTGGACTAACTTACGGGTTAGGGGTTCGCTACCTTGGAATGTCTCTTGGGAACTCTATTATCTTAGGATTTTGTTCTGCTTTTGGAGCTTTAGTACCTTCTATTTATTATGATATATATCCTACTGAAGGAAAAATTTCATTTAGTCATATGCTTTCAAATCAAGGTGGACAACTCGTTTTATTGGGAGTTGTAGTTTGCCTTTTAGGAATTGCTATTTCAGGGAAAGCAGGGATTTTGAAAGAAAAAGATTTTGCAACAGGACACGAAGATAAAGACAAAGATTTCAGTCTTACAAAAGGTCTTATTATCGCAGTGATCTCAGGTATTTTGAGTTCATTTTTCAATTTCGGAATTGAAGCCGGAAAACCAATGGCAGAAGCAGCTGTTGTAGCGGGCTGTAATCCTTTATTTCAAAATAATGTAACTTATATCGTTTTGATGTGGGGTGGACTTACAACCAATTTTATCTGGTGTATGTATCTTAACTTCAAGAATAAAACTTTTGGAGATTATACGAATACAGCAACTCCAATTACTAAAAATGTTCTTTTTTCTGCTCTTGCCGGAACCATGTGGTTTTTGCAGTTTTTCTTCTACGGAATGGGAGAGAGCAAATTAGGAAACGGAGCAAGTTCATGGATTCTACACATGGCAACGATTATCCTTACTGCAAATTTCTGGGGATTCTATTTGAAAGAATGGTCAGGAGTGTCGAAAAAGACTTTCAGAACTTTTTTATGGGGAATCGGATTAATTATGCTTTCGATTGTTTTAGTCGGAATCGGAAATTCATTATAA
- a CDS encoding bifunctional aldolase/short-chain dehydrogenase: MSNINTNLNFKHVSYLWDESKAAALAGDEVALFIYRSNLLGADLRLTNYGGGNTSVKITDKDPLTGADSEVMWIKGSGGDIGTLTKSGCAALYLERLRNLENVYRGIEFEDEMVELFNHCIFDLASKAPSIDTPLHGFLPFKHIDHLHPDAAIAIAAAKDGAKITEELFNGEIGWVGWQRPGFDLGLQLRSCLEEAEKKGKKLRGIMLGSHGLFTWGDTAYESYINTLEVIEKCATYLENNYGKKRPVFGGQKIESLELDQRRLKAAKVAPILRGFCSSERQMIGHYTDDARVLEFINSNDLEKLAPLGTSCPDHFLRTKISPLVLELDPNEDLSDVNAIKAKLQPAFEGYRAMYKDYYNKCKKDNSPAMRDPNPVVILYPGVGMFTFAKDKTMARLASEYYVNAVNVMKGAEAVSEYTSLPHQEAFDIEYWLLEEAKLQRMPKPKALSGRVALITGSAGGIGKAIARKFAQEGACVIINDINEERLEEATKDFIKSFGKDAVSSTLLNVTDEKSTEKALDEACLAFGGVDIVVNNAGISISKSIAEHTLEEWDRLYDILVKGQFIVSKAGTEVMRKQGFGGDIVNIVSKNAVVAGPNNPGYGSAKAAQAHLTRLMAAELGADKIRVNTVNPDAVISDSNIWSGGWAEGRAKAYGITVEELPAYYAKRTLLNEIILPDDIANACFAFTGGLLSKSTGNALNVDGGVSMGFYR, from the coding sequence ATGTCGAATATAAATACAAATTTGAATTTTAAGCATGTAAGCTACCTTTGGGATGAGTCTAAGGCAGCAGCTTTGGCAGGAGATGAAGTAGCGCTTTTCATTTATCGTTCCAATTTACTGGGAGCTGATTTGCGATTGACCAATTACGGAGGAGGAAATACTTCAGTTAAAATTACGGACAAGGATCCTTTAACGGGAGCAGACTCAGAAGTAATGTGGATCAAGGGTTCGGGGGGAGATATCGGAACACTGACAAAATCAGGTTGTGCGGCACTTTATTTAGAGAGACTTCGTAATCTGGAGAATGTTTACAGAGGCATTGAATTCGAAGATGAGATGGTAGAATTATTCAACCACTGTATTTTCGATCTGGCTTCAAAAGCGCCTTCTATCGATACACCATTACACGGATTTTTACCCTTCAAACATATTGACCACCTGCATCCTGATGCGGCTATTGCCATTGCAGCAGCAAAAGACGGGGCAAAAATCACCGAAGAATTATTCAATGGTGAAATCGGCTGGGTGGGCTGGCAGCGTCCTGGGTTCGACCTTGGACTTCAGTTAAGATCTTGTCTTGAAGAAGCAGAGAAAAAAGGAAAAAAATTACGAGGCATCATGCTGGGTTCTCACGGACTTTTCACTTGGGGAGACACCGCGTATGAAAGTTATATCAATACACTTGAAGTAATCGAGAAATGTGCGACTTACCTTGAGAACAACTATGGAAAAAAACGTCCTGTTTTTGGAGGACAAAAAATAGAAAGCCTTGAGCTGGACCAAAGAAGATTAAAAGCTGCAAAAGTAGCTCCAATCCTGAGAGGATTCTGCTCATCAGAGCGCCAGATGATCGGACATTATACCGATGATGCACGAGTTTTGGAATTCATCAATTCTAATGATTTAGAGAAATTGGCCCCGCTTGGAACTTCTTGTCCTGACCACTTTTTAAGAACTAAAATCAGTCCGCTAGTTTTGGAACTGGATCCAAACGAAGACCTGTCAGATGTAAACGCTATCAAAGCAAAATTACAACCTGCTTTTGAAGGCTATAGAGCGATGTACAAGGATTATTACAACAAATGTAAAAAAGATAATTCACCAGCGATGCGTGACCCAAACCCTGTGGTAATTTTATATCCCGGAGTTGGAATGTTCACTTTTGCCAAGGATAAAACCATGGCACGTCTGGCATCAGAATATTATGTGAATGCAGTGAACGTAATGAAAGGCGCAGAGGCAGTTTCAGAATATACTTCACTGCCACATCAGGAAGCTTTTGATATTGAATATTGGTTACTCGAAGAAGCTAAACTTCAAAGAATGCCAAAACCAAAAGCACTTTCAGGAAGAGTAGCCCTAATCACCGGATCAGCCGGAGGAATAGGAAAGGCAATTGCCAGGAAATTTGCTCAGGAAGGCGCCTGTGTCATTATCAATGATATCAATGAAGAAAGACTGGAAGAAGCAACAAAAGACTTTATCAAGTCATTCGGAAAAGATGCCGTATCAAGTACACTATTGAATGTAACAGATGAAAAGAGCACTGAAAAAGCATTAGACGAAGCTTGCCTTGCTTTTGGAGGCGTGGATATCGTGGTAAACAATGCCGGAATCAGTATCTCAAAATCAATCGCCGAACATACCCTTGAAGAATGGGACAGATTATATGACATTCTGGTAAAAGGACAATTTATTGTATCGAAAGCCGGAACTGAAGTAATGCGTAAACAAGGCTTTGGCGGAGACATTGTAAACATTGTTTCTAAAAATGCTGTTGTTGCAGGTCCGAACAACCCTGGATATGGATCGGCCAAAGCAGCCCAGGCTCACTTGACTCGCCTTATGGCAGCGGAGCTTGGAGCTGATAAAATCCGTGTGAACACGGTAAATCCGGATGCTGTAATCTCAGACTCGAATATCTGGTCTGGAGGATGGGCAGAAGGTCGTGCCAAAGCGTATGGTATTACGGTAGAAGAATTACCGGCTTACTATGCCAAACGCACCTTATTAAATGAAATCATATTGCCTGATGATATTGCCAATGCGTGTTTTGCGTTTACAGGAGGATTGTTGAGTAAATCGACAGGAAATGCCTTAAACGTAGACGGCGGAGTATCAATGGGCTTCTATAGATAA
- a CDS encoding TIM barrel protein — MLIGANKIESHNDELLKKHQNKFAFTASEIGETESIIQKLIDFQIAIPSWALGTGGTRFGRFPGGGEPRSLEEKIEDVGLLHALNNASGAISLHIPWDIPTDHNAIKALAAQHNLKFDAVNSNTFQDQSSQDHTYKFGSLQNVNKAVRKQAIAHNIEVIQQGIALGSESLTVWLADGSSFPGQLNFRRAYQNTLESLEEIYAALPSNWKLFLEYKCAEPNFYSTTVADWGQSYSYVKKLGDKAQTLVDLGHHLPNANIEQIVSLLLMEGKLGGFHFNDSKYGDDDLTAGALKPYQLFLIFNELVEGMDERGMNHAKDLGWMIDASHNIKDPLEDLLQSVEAIMIAYAQALLVDRKALEVAQDENDVVKAQEILQNAFRTDVRALVAEARLRSGAALNPVALYRGLDVRKNLIGERGLKTIATGL; from the coding sequence ATGTTAATTGGAGCAAACAAAATAGAATCTCATAATGATGAGTTATTAAAAAAACACCAAAATAAATTTGCCTTTACAGCATCTGAAATTGGTGAAACAGAATCAATTATTCAAAAATTAATCGATTTTCAAATCGCAATTCCATCTTGGGCCTTAGGAACAGGAGGAACAAGATTCGGGCGTTTTCCCGGAGGCGGAGAACCACGTTCTTTAGAAGAAAAAATCGAAGATGTAGGTTTGCTTCATGCTTTAAACAATGCTTCAGGAGCGATTTCGTTGCACATTCCGTGGGATATTCCAACAGATCATAATGCGATTAAAGCTTTGGCAGCACAACATAACTTAAAGTTTGATGCTGTAAACTCTAATACTTTTCAGGATCAGTCAAGTCAGGATCATACCTATAAATTCGGATCCTTACAAAACGTAAATAAAGCAGTTCGCAAACAGGCGATTGCTCACAATATAGAAGTTATTCAACAAGGAATCGCTTTAGGATCAGAATCGTTAACCGTTTGGTTGGCAGATGGATCTTCTTTCCCTGGACAATTAAACTTCCGTCGTGCTTATCAAAATACACTAGAAAGTTTAGAAGAAATCTACGCAGCATTACCTTCAAACTGGAAATTATTCTTAGAATACAAATGTGCAGAGCCGAACTTTTACTCGACTACAGTAGCAGATTGGGGACAATCTTATTCGTATGTGAAAAAATTAGGAGACAAAGCTCAGACATTAGTTGATTTAGGACATCATTTACCAAATGCTAATATCGAGCAAATTGTTTCTTTATTATTAATGGAAGGAAAATTAGGTGGTTTCCACTTCAATGATTCAAAATATGGAGATGATGATTTAACTGCCGGAGCTTTAAAACCATATCAATTATTCTTGATTTTCAATGAATTGGTTGAAGGAATGGATGAAAGAGGAATGAATCACGCTAAAGATTTAGGATGGATGATTGATGCTTCTCACAACATTAAAGATCCTTTAGAAGATTTATTACAATCTGTTGAAGCGATTATGATTGCTTATGCTCAGGCACTTTTAGTTGACAGAAAAGCATTGGAAGTTGCACAAGACGAAAATGATGTTGTAAAAGCACAGGAAATCCTGCAAAATGCTTTCCGTACAGATGTTCGCGCATTAGTTGCTGAAGCTCGTTTACGTTCAGGTGCGGCACTAAATCCGGTTGCATTGTATCGTGGCCTTGATGTTAGAAAAAATCTAATTGGAGAAAGAGGATTAAAAACGATAGCAACAGGCTTATAG
- a CDS encoding FGGY-family carbohydrate kinase, with amino-acid sequence MNVVAIFDIGKTNKKVFLFDENYRIVWEKSVNFDETVDEDGFPCEDIELLKNWILECLSEIKNLTNYVLKAINFSTYGASFVYIDEEGKNLTPLYNYLKDYPEELKQEFYKKYKGEEVFAVKTASPVLGSLNSGMQIYRLKEERPELFDKVKYCLHLPQYLSFLLTGEAYSDITSIGCHTNLWNFKKMKYHKWLKKEAIIEKIPPLHFGKDIIKKEDGLAVGVGLHDSSSAIIPYTINFTEPFVLLSTGTWSISLNPFNNRPLTFEELKYDCLCYMQYTEKPVKAARLFSGNEHEIQAKRLAEHFNVPFDTFKDIYFDKKIVSNLRALNFQIVYPKKYDFDILKECPFQKRDLNTFKSYDIAYHQLMLDLVEQQVFSTNLVINNSPVKKIFVDGGFSKNSIFMNLLAEAFPDVEVYAASMAQASALGAALAIHQNWNPKPIQNDLIDLKFYKH; translated from the coding sequence ATGAATGTAGTTGCAATTTTTGATATTGGTAAGACAAACAAAAAGGTTTTTTTATTTGATGAAAATTATAGAATTGTTTGGGAAAAATCGGTGAATTTCGATGAAACTGTCGACGAAGACGGTTTTCCCTGCGAGGATATTGAGTTACTTAAAAACTGGATATTGGAGTGTTTATCAGAAATAAAAAATCTGACAAACTATGTTCTGAAAGCAATAAATTTCAGCACTTACGGAGCCAGTTTTGTCTATATCGATGAAGAAGGCAAAAATTTGACACCTTTGTATAATTATCTAAAAGATTATCCGGAGGAATTAAAGCAGGAATTTTATAAAAAATATAAAGGAGAAGAAGTTTTTGCAGTAAAAACAGCTTCTCCTGTTTTAGGAAGTCTTAATTCCGGAATGCAAATTTACAGGCTGAAAGAAGAAAGACCAGAACTCTTTGATAAGGTTAAATATTGTCTTCATTTGCCGCAATACCTTAGTTTTCTTTTAACTGGTGAAGCTTATTCTGATATTACAAGCATCGGATGTCATACGAATCTTTGGAATTTTAAAAAGATGAAGTATCACAAATGGCTGAAAAAAGAAGCCATAATCGAAAAGATTCCACCACTTCATTTTGGAAAAGACATCATAAAAAAAGAAGACGGTTTGGCCGTTGGGGTAGGCTTGCACGATAGTTCATCTGCAATAATTCCGTACACGATCAACTTTACAGAACCTTTTGTTTTATTATCAACAGGAACCTGGAGTATTTCGCTAAATCCTTTCAATAATAGACCTTTAACTTTCGAAGAATTAAAATACGATTGTTTGTGTTACATGCAATACACGGAAAAGCCTGTAAAAGCGGCCCGTTTGTTTTCAGGTAACGAACATGAAATACAAGCCAAAAGACTGGCAGAGCATTTTAATGTGCCGTTTGATACGTTTAAAGATATTTATTTTGATAAAAAAATAGTATCAAATCTAAGGGCTTTAAACTTCCAGATTGTTTATCCAAAGAAATATGATTTTGATATTCTTAAGGAATGTCCATTTCAAAAAAGAGATCTAAATACTTTCAAAAGTTACGACATCGCCTATCATCAATTGATGTTAGATCTTGTTGAGCAACAGGTTTTTTCAACTAATTTAGTGATTAACAACAGCCCTGTAAAGAAAATTTTTGTGGATGGAGGTTTCAGTAAAAATTCAATTTTCATGAATTTACTGGCAGAAGCTTTCCCGGATGTAGAAGTATATGCCGCATCTATGGCACAGGCGAGTGCATTGGGAGCTGCATTGGCGATTCATCAAAACTGGAATCCAAAACCAATCCAGAATGATTTAATTGATTTGAAGTTTTACAAACACTAG
- a CDS encoding (Fe-S)-binding protein — protein MKVGLFIPCYVDQFYPKVGIATYELLQKLGCDVHFPMGQTCCGQPMANSGYQHLTKGCDANFIANFAGFDYIVCPSGSCVLHVKDHLHDDKLEVVATEIRKKVFELTEFITDILKVDHIDGNFPYRVGMHNSCHGQRGLKLSQMTELNAPFFSKPEQLLHNIKGLDLISLTRKDECCGFGGTFCVTEEAVSVKMGQDRIKDHENHNVDYITGGDMSCLMHLEGILKRQNSNVKTIHIAEILNTLV, from the coding sequence ATGAAAGTTGGACTTTTTATACCGTGTTACGTCGACCAGTTTTATCCAAAAGTGGGTATTGCAACCTATGAACTTTTACAAAAATTAGGCTGTGATGTTCATTTTCCGATGGGACAAACCTGTTGTGGACAACCAATGGCAAATAGCGGATATCAGCATTTAACCAAAGGCTGCGATGCCAATTTTATAGCCAATTTTGCTGGTTTTGATTATATCGTTTGTCCTTCAGGAAGTTGTGTTTTGCATGTAAAAGATCATTTACACGATGATAAACTTGAAGTTGTTGCAACCGAAATTCGTAAAAAAGTTTTCGAATTGACAGAGTTTATTACTGATATTTTGAAAGTAGATCATATAGACGGAAACTTTCCATATAGAGTCGGAATGCACAATAGTTGCCATGGACAACGCGGTTTAAAGCTTTCGCAGATGACCGAATTAAACGCTCCATTTTTCTCGAAACCAGAGCAACTATTACACAACATAAAAGGACTCGATTTGATTTCTTTAACCAGAAAAGATGAATGTTGTGGATTTGGAGGTACTTTCTGTGTGACCGAAGAAGCGGTTTCTGTCAAAATGGGTCAGGATAGAATTAAAGACCATGAAAACCATAATGTGGATTATATTACCGGAGGCGACATGTCTTGTTTAATGCATTTAGAAGGAATTCTGAAAAGACAAAATAGCAATGTAAAAACCATCCATATTGCTGAAATATTGAATACGTTGGTATAA